One region of Eupeodes corollae chromosome 1, idEupCoro1.1, whole genome shotgun sequence genomic DNA includes:
- the LOC129940747 gene encoding uncharacterized protein LOC129940747, with protein MASSWCGRDFKPRVFKKHSPIICYEKSENVIVSKADYDDKRHAALMGEKIQTIVVPKRSARTWNMQSGDLCRITLSEGSQVGDMNFWNSDNIKERFYSGKTRQLHSSHLKVYDRLWSCLPYLRPMATFVFDSLAKYGIDEDGASLHDVIGTRCDDYTYKLLTGKERFGSCHSYLTEAVKERGLTEDDVHDVWNIFMCTGFTKDTHQYFCKPSPAQKGDYIEFIADMNLLVALSACPQGDVSIPVGQEVPEHLCNPLTVEVFRK; from the exons atggcTTCATCGTGGTGTGGTCGAGACTTTAAACCAcgggtttttaaaaaacattcacCCATCATCTGCTATGAAAAGTCAGAAAATGTAATTGTATCTAAAGCAGATTATGATGATAAGAGGCATGCTGCCTTGATGGgtgaaaaaatacaaacgatTGTTGTTCCAAAGCGATCCGCACGAACTTGGAATATGCAGTCTGGTGATTTGTGTCGTATTACACTCTCCGAAGGATCTCAAGTTGGAGACATGAATTTCTGGAACTCGGATAATATCAAAGAGAGATTCTATTCAGGTAAAACAAGGCAGTTACACAGCTCCCACTTAAAGGTATACGATCGGTTATGGAGTTGCTTACCGTATTTGCGTCCGATGGCTACGTTTGTATTCGATTCCCTTGCCAAATATGGAATTGATGAAGATGGTGCTTCACTGCATGACGTTATTGGAACGCGGTGTGATGATTATACATATAAGCTACTAACCGGAAAGGAGCGATTTGGCAGTTGTCATAGCTATTTGACAGAAGCTGTTAAAGAAAGGGGATTGACTGAAGATGATGTGCATGATGTATGGAATATTTTCATGTGTACTGGGTTTACAAAG gataCCCATCAATACTTCTGCAAACCAAGTCCTGCGCAAAAAGGAGATTACATTGAATTTATTGCTGATATGAATTTGTTGGTTGCATTGAGTGCTTGCCCTCAAGGCGATGTATCGATTCCAGTTGGACAAGAAGTTCCGGAACATTTATGCAACCCACTTACAGTggaagtttttagaaaatag
- the LOC129944732 gene encoding uncharacterized protein LOC129944732, whose translation MANNNNKKEGRKFIVELIEVYETLPALWNVKCKEYSNRNLKSDQYENMLAKYRERYPDADKAQLIQKLNSLRTNYRKELKKISDSEKSGAVADEVVEPSLWYFDALHFLRTLEQPCSSKSSMNNKANDTNPEMSHNSDEQPPKKAKTKNDGSQELISLVRKRLQEPKNEFEQISAAWAVDLQRMEPEQQLFAKKAINDILFEGRMGTLNRNSVKINMDGYNSASCSTPYSFVMSTPSPADCYYVKQNSEVVYSEEDTNSQNVSKFFSTFQ comes from the exons atggcaaacaataataataaaaaagagggaCGCAAATTCATAGTAGAATTAATCGAAGTATATGAAACTTTGCCTGCTTTGTGGAATGTGAAGTGTAAAGAATATTCCAACAGAAATCTTAAAAGTGACCAATACGAAAATATGCTTGCAAAATACCGCGAAAGATATCCCGACGCTGATAAGGCTCAACTGATCCAAAAACTGAACTCTTTGCGAACTAATTACAggaaagaactaaaaaaaatttctgaTTCGGAAAAAAGTGGTGCTGTAGCCGACGAAGTTGTTGAACCAAGTTTGTGGTATTTTGATGCGCTTCATTTTTTAAGGACATTAGAGCAACCATGCTCTTCAAAGAGCAGCATGAACAACAAAGCAAATGATACAAATCCGGAAATGTCTCac AATTCAGATGAACAACCACCGAAaaaagctaaaacaaaaaacgacgGATCTCAAGAGTTGATTTCTTTGGTTCGGAAACGGCTTCAGGAACCAAAGAATGAATTTGAACAAATCTCCGCAGCTTGGGCAGTCGATTTGCAGAGAATGGAACCAGAGCAacaactttttgcaaaaaaagccATAAACGACATATTATTTGAAGGCCGTATGGGAACTTTAAACcgaaattcagtcaaaataAATATGGATGGTTACAACAGTGCGTCGTGTTCCACTCCGTACAGCTTTGTAATGTCAACGCCAAGCCCAGCTGATTGCTattatgttaaacaaaattctgaAGTTGTGTATTCGGAAGAGGATACGAACTCGcaaaatgtttctaaattctTTTCtacttttcaataa